The DNA region TGACGAGCGGCGCGAGGTTCACGGTCGCGCCGCCCGTCGCGCGGTACGGTTCCGGCCGGTACAGGTCGCGGTAGCGCGGCGCGGCGTCCGCGACGGGCGGCGCCGACGGGTTCCAGAAGGCGCCGGCGGCACGCACGAAGGCGACGCCCTGCTCGGCATTTCCGTCCCAGATGCTGGGATTCCCGAAGTACCCGGTCCAGCGGGTCTGGATCATGCCGCCGGCCCCGCCTTCCTGGGCGGCCCGCGCGAAGCCCTCGGCGTTGCCGGCGTCTGCCCAGCTGGCGCCCAGCACCGCGAAGCCCTGGTCGCGGATGGTCTTCAGGGCGGGAAACGACGTGCCGGGCGAGTACGCCCAGTACGCCACCTGCAGGTCTTTCGGCAGGCGCGGGGGGACGCTGCCCAGCACGGCGTCCGCGAAGGCCGTGTCGTGCCAGATCATGCTGCTCACGTTCATGGATTTCAGGTACCCGTGGAGTTTCAGCAGGTCGTCCACGAACAGCTGCTCGAACCCCACCGCCTTCCCGTTCTCGCGGGCGGGGAAGCGGTCGCGGCTGCGGACCTCGTCGTGCCCGAGGTGCAACCGGGTGGGCCGGAAGACCTCCACCGCCTCTTTCAGGACCGGCAGGATCACCCGGTCGTAGGTCGCGGGGTTCAGGGTGTCGTAGGCGTACGGGCTCTGGCTGCCCTCGTCCTGGCGCAGGTCGAGGTTCTTGCCGCCGTAGAACATCCAGCCGACGTGCCCGAGCGTCTCGATCAGCGGAATGACCTCCAGGCCGTGGTTGCGGGCCAGGTCGGCCACGCGCCGCGCCTCGGCCTTCGTCGCGCCGCCCGGGTGCGCGAAGCCCCCGGCGCGGGCCGCATCCCACTGCACGTAGTCGGCCATGATCAGCACCGCGTTGAATTTCAGGGCGGCCAGCATGGGAATCAGGCGGTCGTTGACGGCCTGGCTGTTGCTGTCGAGGTAGATCATGGCGATCCGCTGTTTCAGGGCGGGGGCGTCCGAGATCCGCGCGAAGCGCAGGCCCTCCGGCGTGAGCAGCTGACGCAGCGTCTGCACGCCCAGGTACGCGCCGCGGTCGTCCGCGCCGACCACGAAGGCGCCGCCCGCGTCCACCCACAGCGCGTAGCCTT from Deinococcus depolymerans includes:
- a CDS encoding beta-N-acetylhexosaminidase, producing the protein MKPISSAVALLSLLCTPLAAAAPVTVTPSTAARLVSPAPGLVPQPRSAQFPTGTLSLNGLGLRAVGSAPELGWAARDLRGEWKARLGATLPDAGAAGPAITVGTLADPALAARAQQAGLLTRDPEGYALWVDAGGAFVVGADDRGAYLGVQTLRQLLTPEGLRFARISDAPALKQRIAMIYLDSNSQAVNDRLIPMLAALKFNAVLIMADYVQWDAARAGGFAHPGGATKAEARRVADLARNHGLEVIPLIETLGHVGWMFYGGKNLDLRQDEGSQSPYAYDTLNPATYDRVILPVLKEAVEVFRPTRLHLGHDEVRSRDRFPARENGKAVGFEQLFVDDLLKLHGYLKSMNVSSMIWHDTAFADAVLGSVPPRLPKDLQVAYWAYSPGTSFPALKTIRDQGFAVLGASWADAGNAEGFARAAQEGGAGGMIQTRWTGYFGNPSIWDGNAEQGVAFVRAAGAFWNPSAPPVADAAPRYRDLYRPEPYRATGGATVNLAPLVTRALTDDEGRGWIGKGADIDLRNLPRGVTRLGRYTFDVSGAVMLRGSRASVRDLPAEVTLDLNRPAAGLVFLHATGWPAASAREVIGRYEIEYADGSRVTQPLEYGRHLRAWTDLLPSSMIPAPVWAGRTGDGLDVNLTALEWVNPRPGVAIRSVRAVSGGGNANLALLGLTVLDPAPATVP